One Candidatus Culexarchaeum yellowstonense genomic region harbors:
- a CDS encoding ATPase, T2SS/T4P/T4SS family: MEALFKPPRVVYVQRKSVVISFCSEMRINENIKYGDFFNNLTLVLSSLMPIHYYNLNITDIKNVSGYLRKDVSKYAELLSKIRFSEKGIINSIFKTNLKDKFQIYPITGAFFNPPLNDHEERIVKEEMSNLPKDINKLIEKLIHYSSTFNKTIRRYELYELEDKEDVLLTEKKDVDRYTVNIFDVNKGVDEEMAKIYYNVKINYLNVRLIPVIWCLTTFLELNVPKDDVKFGPGFIEELMEYRENIAKKVLREYFIEIPENLHEKLCVISNLAAMGMFKLAPFLLDDNIEEIYIDAPGKNVYLDHSEWGRCETRISLDESEIKCLATYVKAESGLPLDYASPTIKTDLNTKLFRLRVTIDAHPLIDVDYTLIIRKFRKMPLTIIDLLRNGTITIDALAYLLLALFHKRNIIVVGEPSSGKTTLINALDMVAPSYWRRISVEEVVESLNLTDYGKHDVKYRIDPFDHDPSSKRRFMETIKLLHRSPNYIFFGELLTPEHVSIFLQSLEAGLHGIQTTHATSPEALIRKWILHYKLPIQSIENLDIIVHMRRILSYNENKRFVYRVVEPIVDENEGEYRVELSNLFIYDGSLKLVRDLKDSWVFKKIVKEEQIPIEDLCEEYAAFKQLINQLFTMGGEATSIIRAFDKMVNSRI, encoded by the coding sequence TTGGAAGCACTATTTAAACCTCCAAGAGTAGTTTATGTACAGCGAAAAAGCGTTGTGATTTCATTTTGCAGTGAAATGAGAATTAATGAGAATATCAAATATGGTGATTTTTTCAACAATTTAACATTGGTGCTGAGCTCACTGATGCCAATACATTACTATAACTTGAATATAACAGATATAAAGAATGTAAGTGGTTATTTGAGAAAGGATGTTTCCAAATATGCAGAGTTGCTGTCTAAGATACGTTTTTCAGAAAAGGGAATTATAAATTCAATTTTCAAAACAAATTTAAAGGATAAATTTCAAATTTACCCAATCACAGGGGCATTTTTTAATCCACCACTAAACGATCATGAAGAGAGAATTGTTAAGGAAGAAATGAGCAATTTACCAAAGGATATCAATAAGTTAATAGAAAAACTTATACATTATTCAAGTACTTTTAATAAAACAATTAGAAGATACGAATTATACGAATTAGAGGATAAGGAAGATGTTTTACTGACTGAGAAAAAAGATGTGGACAGATATACTGTAAACATTTTTGATGTAAATAAAGGTGTAGACGAAGAAATGGCAAAAATTTATTATAATGTTAAAATTAACTATTTGAATGTAAGGCTAATACCAGTTATATGGTGTTTAACAACATTTTTAGAACTAAATGTTCCAAAGGATGACGTAAAATTTGGTCCGGGATTTATTGAAGAATTGATGGAATATCGAGAGAATATTGCAAAAAAAGTATTGAGAGAATACTTTATCGAGATACCGGAAAATCTGCATGAAAAATTATGTGTTATATCAAATCTAGCAGCTATGGGCATGTTTAAGTTAGCACCTTTTCTCTTGGATGACAATATAGAGGAAATTTATATTGATGCCCCTGGGAAGAACGTATATTTGGATCATAGTGAATGGGGGAGATGTGAAACAAGGATATCGTTGGATGAAAGTGAAATAAAATGTTTGGCAACATATGTAAAAGCTGAAAGTGGTTTACCATTAGATTATGCTTCACCTACAATAAAAACAGATTTGAATACTAAACTTTTCAGATTAAGAGTAACTATCGATGCCCATCCTCTAATAGATGTGGACTATACACTTATTATTAGAAAATTTAGGAAAATGCCTTTAACGATCATCGACTTACTAAGAAATGGAACGATAACAATAGATGCTCTTGCTTATCTTTTGTTAGCTTTATTCCATAAACGTAACATTATTGTTGTTGGGGAACCATCCTCTGGAAAAACAACTTTAATAAATGCATTAGATATGGTTGCACCATCATATTGGAGGAGAATATCTGTGGAGGAAGTTGTTGAGAGTTTGAATTTAACAGATTATGGTAAGCATGATGTTAAGTATAGAATAGACCCATTTGATCATGACCCGTCTAGTAAGAGGAGATTTATGGAAACCATCAAGCTACTACATAGATCACCAAATTACATATTTTTTGGAGAGCTCTTGACACCAGAACATGTTTCGATATTTCTCCAATCATTAGAGGCAGGGTTGCATGGTATCCAAACGACACATGCCACTTCTCCTGAAGCATTAATAAGAAAGTGGATACTTCACTACAAGCTACCTATTCAATCAATAGAAAATTTGGATATAATAGTGCATATGAGGAGGATATTGTCGTATAATGAAAATAAAAGATTTGTATATAGAGTAGTTGAACCTATCGTTGATGAGAATGAAGGAGAATATAGAGTTGAGTTATCGAACTTATTCATTTATGATGGAAGCTTAAAATTAGTTAGAGATCTAAAAGACTCATGGGTATTTAAAAAAATAGTGAAAGAAGAACAGATACCTATTGAAGATCTTTGTGAAGAATATGCAGCATTCAAACAATTGATAAACCAACTTTTCACGATGGGCGGCGAAGCAACTAGTATAATTCGAGCATTTGATAAAATGGTAAATTCAAGAATATGA
- a CDS encoding HypC/HybG/HupF family hydrogenase formation chaperone, which translates to MCLAVPAKILAIHNDKAIADFGGVQREIIITLVKDDVKENDYVLVHAGFAIQKIDESSFKDIVNTWRTLLER; encoded by the coding sequence ATGTGCTTGGCTGTTCCTGCAAAAATACTGGCCATCCATAATGACAAAGCGATAGCTGATTTTGGCGGCGTTCAAAGAGAGATAATAATAACTTTAGTTAAAGATGACGTAAAGGAAAATGATTATGTACTTGTCCATGCTGGGTTTGCAATACAAAAAATAGATGAATCTTCATTTAAAGATATTGTGAATACCTGGAGGACTTTGCTAGAACGTTAA
- a CDS encoding adenylate kinase family protein, translating into MKGKVIIIGGCPGTGKTSISRKLSETLNVPYIDLSKFVIEENLFDSNDPERNSFIPNNNLLISKLLQKINESKTLLIIEGHYADIVPPQYVLKAFVLRLHPKKLETVLRQRGWNEKKVYENVMAELLDTCLIDTIEQYGPEKVVEIDVTDKCIDDVVNEILAILSNPNNGKRKQINWIETLEKEGILNEYLSKLSTT; encoded by the coding sequence ATGAAAGGGAAAGTAATAATTATTGGAGGGTGTCCAGGTACTGGAAAAACCTCGATAAGCCGAAAACTCAGTGAAACTTTAAATGTGCCTTATATAGATTTATCTAAATTTGTAATAGAGGAAAATTTATTTGATAGCAATGATCCTGAACGAAATTCCTTCATACCAAACAATAATCTCCTAATAAGTAAACTTCTACAAAAAATAAATGAAAGTAAAACCCTATTAATCATAGAAGGGCATTATGCTGATATAGTTCCCCCACAATATGTCCTTAAAGCCTTTGTATTAAGGTTGCACCCCAAAAAGCTAGAAACTGTATTGAGACAAAGAGGATGGAATGAGAAAAAGGTTTATGAGAATGTAATGGCAGAATTGCTTGATACTTGCCTTATCGATACAATAGAACAATATGGCCCTGAAAAAGTTGTAGAGATTGATGTAACTGATAAATGCATCGATGATGTAGTAAATGAAATACTTGCGATATTATCAAATCCTAATAATGGTAAACGAAAACAGATTAATTGGATCGAAACGTTGGAAAAGGAAGGTATTTTAAACGAATATCTATCAAAACTCTCAACCACCTAA
- a CDS encoding nicotinamide-nucleotide adenylyltransferase — translation MYNRGLYVGRFQPFHNGHLECVKYVLDKCKEVIIVIGSAQASHTLDNPFTAGERIEMIRLALQEGGIELSKCIIIPVEDTLNNNHSIWVSKVRSMTPKFDVVFSNSPLTKKLFEEEGFKVEGIPYINREYYSGTNIRKLIICGGDWKKYVPKSVYDYIKSVKGEERLRDLSMKDYGCQSF, via the coding sequence ATGTATAATAGAGGTTTATATGTCGGGAGATTCCAACCATTTCATAATGGACATTTAGAATGTGTAAAATATGTTTTGGATAAATGCAAAGAGGTTATAATAGTCATTGGTAGCGCGCAGGCAAGTCATACATTAGATAATCCATTTACTGCAGGGGAGAGAATTGAAATGATAAGATTAGCTCTTCAAGAGGGAGGTATTGAACTTAGTAAGTGCATTATAATACCAGTGGAGGATACTTTAAATAATAATCATTCAATATGGGTTTCAAAAGTGAGGAGCATGACTCCAAAATTTGATGTTGTTTTTTCAAATAGCCCTTTGACGAAGAAATTATTTGAGGAGGAAGGATTTAAAGTTGAAGGAATTCCATACATTAATAGGGAATATTATTCTGGAACTAATATTAGAAAATTAATTATATGTGGGGGAGATTGGAAAAAATATGTGCCAAAAAGTGTTTATGATTATATAAAATCTGTGAAGGGAGAGGAGAGATTGAGAGACTTATCGATGAAGGATTATGGGTGTCAGAGCTTTTAA
- a CDS encoding transcription initiation factor IIB family protein — MVHEEKVMKCKECGGRLTISDYGELVCSECGLVHERIYLQPLFEIEPLSDFSAVEKLYVNPDGKPLRKEDLGSTFINVKGKLKDNRGKEVNKQRFFRLKRVDTIYVKKHDKSMDAVMTLLRICSLLNVPKSVYERAGYICNKMLNNKGRVGTIYQLAAASLIIASREYKYPLTLKDVIRIFRELGHKISAKSIMRITSEILNELSIKTIAIEPKNYLTRIMNMLKSNMEINRRVIYSTGRKAEEYYNRLMNCSLSIYEKIDEKFRIGKNPYLLAVSIVYIADKLVCKELNCQPILSQKLVSEVLGSTQYTLRQHMKYLNKVIKIEGT; from the coding sequence ATGGTGCATGAAGAAAAAGTGATGAAATGTAAGGAGTGCGGTGGTAGGTTAACAATTTCAGACTATGGAGAATTAGTATGCTCAGAATGTGGTCTTGTCCATGAAAGGATATATCTTCAACCATTATTCGAAATAGAACCACTATCTGATTTTTCTGCTGTTGAAAAACTTTATGTAAATCCTGATGGGAAACCTTTAAGAAAGGAAGATTTAGGTTCTACATTTATTAATGTAAAGGGGAAGCTTAAAGACAATAGAGGAAAAGAGGTAAATAAACAGCGTTTTTTCAGGTTAAAAAGAGTAGACACAATTTATGTTAAAAAACATGATAAGAGTATGGATGCAGTCATGACTTTACTTAGAATATGTTCATTGTTAAATGTTCCAAAAAGCGTTTATGAGAGGGCAGGATACATTTGCAATAAGATGTTGAACAATAAGGGGAGGGTTGGTACAATATATCAATTGGCTGCAGCATCATTAATTATAGCATCTAGAGAGTATAAATATCCCTTAACTTTAAAAGATGTTATAAGAATTTTCCGCGAATTAGGGCATAAGATTTCGGCAAAATCTATAATGCGCATAACTTCCGAAATTTTAAATGAACTTTCTATAAAAACGATCGCTATAGAACCAAAGAATTATCTCACTAGGATAATGAATATGCTAAAGAGTAATATGGAGATCAATAGGAGAGTCATTTACTCTACGGGAAGGAAAGCAGAGGAGTATTATAATCGTTTAATGAATTGTTCTCTTTCAATATATGAAAAAATAGATGAAAAATTTAGAATTGGAAAAAATCCATATCTTTTGGCAGTGTCTATTGTTTACATTGCAGATAAACTGGTGTGCAAGGAGTTAAATTGTCAACCTATCCTATCCCAAAAATTAGTTTCTGAAGTTTTGGGTTCAACACAATACACTCTTAGACAACATATGAAATATTTAAATAAAGTGATAAAAATCGAGGGAACATAG
- a CDS encoding peptidylprolyl isomerase — MPMNKGDFVLVNYTVKVKDTDEIIDTTIEDIAKKGNIYQKDRIYEPLLLILGEGQLFKKVEEEIMLMQPGEKKTIELKPEDAFGQRDPAKVKIISAKELTSRGITPKPGIRVETDEGIAIVRSVGGGRVVIDLNHPLAGKTLVYEIDVVKKIEDLKDKVLSLIHRRIPSIDISKFTVEINEGRIRIIIPEDAYLLEGLQYMKRGIVNDVQRFIKDVSKVEFIEVYDVKQKETTT, encoded by the coding sequence ATGCCTATGAATAAGGGGGACTTCGTCCTAGTGAATTACACGGTGAAAGTAAAAGACACCGATGAAATTATTGATACGACAATAGAAGATATTGCAAAAAAAGGAAATATATATCAAAAGGATAGAATATATGAACCTCTTCTTTTGATATTAGGTGAAGGCCAGCTATTTAAAAAAGTTGAAGAAGAAATCATGTTGATGCAACCTGGAGAAAAAAAGACTATTGAGTTGAAACCTGAAGATGCTTTTGGTCAAAGGGATCCAGCAAAGGTAAAGATAATTTCTGCAAAAGAGCTAACAAGTAGAGGCATAACACCTAAGCCAGGAATAAGAGTTGAAACAGATGAGGGGATTGCCATCGTTAGAAGTGTAGGTGGGGGTAGGGTAGTTATAGATTTGAATCATCCGTTGGCAGGCAAAACTTTAGTTTACGAAATTGATGTAGTCAAAAAAATAGAAGACCTTAAGGATAAAGTGTTATCGTTAATACATAGACGGATACCATCAATTGATATATCAAAGTTTACTGTGGAGATAAATGAGGGAAGAATTAGGATAATTATACCAGAAGATGCATATTTGCTGGAAGGGCTGCAATATATGAAGCGTGGTATAGTTAATGATGTACAGCGATTTATTAAAGATGTAAGCAAAGTTGAATTCATCGAGGTATATGATGTTAAACAAAAAGAAACAACAACGTAA
- a CDS encoding RNA repair domain-containing protein, with translation MSRFTSIRDVLNRICWHPNENRECYEVIFIHRGAPDDLKSISAKVIVRIGRRSFEYKEDGEKIVYIPFHRIVEIKNIKTGEVVWRSRKYRVE, from the coding sequence ATGTCTAGGTTTACGAGTATAAGGGATGTTTTGAACAGAATATGCTGGCATCCTAATGAAAATAGAGAGTGCTATGAAGTAATTTTTATTCATAGAGGAGCCCCAGATGATTTAAAGAGTATATCAGCAAAAGTAATAGTAAGAATAGGACGACGAAGTTTCGAATACAAAGAGGATGGGGAAAAAATTGTTTATATTCCATTTCATCGGATTGTAGAGATAAAAAATATAAAAACAGGGGAAGTCGTCTGGAGAAGCAGAAAATATAGAGTAGAGTAA